The following coding sequences lie in one Arachis hypogaea cultivar Tifrunner chromosome 9, arahy.Tifrunner.gnm2.J5K5, whole genome shotgun sequence genomic window:
- the LOC112708845 gene encoding probable pectate lyase 4, with product MASILWHFVLPIFLATLFSPYPTYGAKQSKIIGMKMNVIDRCWRRDPQWRSHRAQLANCSIGYAGKMMNNIGSDLIYYEVIDPSDDPINPKHGTLRYGASVIQQKVWITFKRDMKITLAKPLLISSFTAIDGRGANVHIAHNACFMIFKAMNVIIHNIRIHDCKAQAPGLVMGPNGKVLSLGQVDGDAIRLVTASKIWIDHNTLQDCEDGLLDVTRGSTDVTVSNNWFRNQDKVMLLGHDDGYIRDQNMKVTVVYNHFGPNCNQRMPRIRHGYAHVANNLYQGWMQYAIGGSMGPSLKSQSNLFIAPESGNKEVTWRKGNSENGNMWEFHSVGDAFENGASFTVTKGGRVPKPNYSEEQYFKVLDAKSVRFLTRSSGVL from the exons ATGGCTAGTATCCTTTGGCACTTTGTTTTGCCCATTTTTCTTGCCACCCTTTTCTCTCCATACCCTACTTATGGTGCCAAGCAATCCAAAATAATTGGCATGAAAATGAATGTGATTGACCGGTGCTGGAGACGGGATCCCCAATGGAGGAGCCACCGCGCGCAACTCGCAAACTGCTCCATTGGCTATGCTGGCAAGATGATGAACAACATTGGCAGTGACCTCATCTATTATGAAGTTATAGACCCTAGTGATGACCCCATAAACCCTAAGCATGGTACCTTGCGATATGGAGCTTCTGTGATTCAACAAAAAGTTTGGATCACATTTAAAAGAGACATGAAAATTACATTGGCAAAACCCCTTCTCATTAGTAGCTTTACCGCCATTGATGGCCGCGGCGCCAACGTCCACATTGCTCATAACGCATGCTTTATGATCTTTAAG GCGATGAACGTAATAATCCACAACATTCGGATCCATGATTGTAAAGCACAAGCTCCGGGATTGGTGATGGGTCCAAATGGGAAGGTGCTTTCATTAGGTCAAGTTGATGGCGATGCCATTAGACTAGTCACTGCTTCGAAGATTTGGATTGATCATAATACACTTCAAGATTGTGAAGATGGTCTTCTTGATGTTACACGGGGTTCCACTGATGTCACCGTCTCCAATAACTGGTTCCGGAACCAAGATAAGGTTATGCTTCTTGGGCATGATGATGGATATATTAGAGACCAGAATATGAAAGTTACTGTTGTCTACAATCATTTTGGACCAAATTGTAACCAGCGTATGCCAAG gATCCGTCATGGATATGCACATGTAGCAAACAATCTTTACCAGGGATGGATGCAATATGCTATTGGTGGAAGCATGGGACCAAGTCTCAAAAGCCAATCTAACCTCTTCATAGCCCCTGAATCTGGGAACAAGGag GTGACATGGAGAAAAGGCAATAGCGAAAATGGGAACATGTGGGAATTCCATTCAGTAGGGGATGCTTTTGAAAATGGAGCTTCTTTCACGGTAACAAAAGGAGGACGTGTGCCAAAGCCAAATTATAGTGAGGAACAATATTTTAAGGTTCTTGATGCTAAATCTGTCAGATTTTTGACAAGATCCTCTGGCGTACTATGA